A window of Candidatus Hydrogenedentota bacterium contains these coding sequences:
- a CDS encoding Gfo/Idh/MocA family oxidoreductase has protein sequence MTRKIRVGFIGAGGIAPGHYQRLMATGRAEIAALADPSADSLARFRARCPGSETIATYSTYEQMLAAVDLDAVLVLSPHAYHGEQISVSLRRGLHVLTEKPFVCDRHEARSLIDLARETGKVLSLSYQRHYDPVFRYMRSAIAEGQLGEIQFVQSIQAQEWLRLTEGTWRQVRALSCGGQLNDSGSHVIDIILWVTGLRVAAVSARGENFGREVDVNSAITLNFENGALGNISIIGNAPAWHEDHTIIGSKGAFYLRQDGALVQQDAQGLPVSYTLPDYAENPDSNFIACILGEATTESPPECGLETIRVTEAIWTAMESGGAVRLVEN, from the coding sequence ATGACCCGAAAGATTCGAGTCGGATTCATCGGAGCCGGCGGCATCGCGCCCGGACACTATCAGCGGCTGATGGCCACGGGCCGCGCGGAGATTGCGGCCCTGGCGGACCCATCGGCCGACTCGCTGGCGCGCTTTCGCGCGCGCTGTCCCGGCAGCGAAACCATCGCCACCTACTCCACCTATGAGCAGATGCTGGCGGCGGTGGATCTCGACGCGGTACTGGTGTTGAGTCCCCACGCGTATCACGGCGAGCAAATCTCCGTGAGCCTGAGGCGCGGCCTCCACGTGCTCACCGAAAAGCCCTTCGTGTGCGACCGCCACGAGGCCCGGTCCCTGATCGACCTCGCCCGGGAAACCGGGAAAGTGCTCTCCCTTTCGTACCAGCGGCACTATGATCCCGTCTTTCGCTACATGCGATCGGCCATTGCCGAGGGCCAGCTCGGGGAAATTCAATTTGTACAGTCCATCCAGGCGCAGGAGTGGCTTCGTCTCACCGAAGGCACCTGGCGGCAAGTCCGCGCACTTTCCTGCGGCGGGCAGTTGAATGACTCGGGCAGCCACGTGATCGACATTATTTTGTGGGTTACGGGCCTTCGGGTGGCGGCGGTGTCGGCGCGGGGCGAGAATTTTGGTCGCGAAGTGGACGTAAACAGCGCCATCACGCTCAACTTTGAAAACGGCGCCCTCGGGAATATCTCCATCATCGGCAATGCGCCCGCCTGGCATGAGGATCACACCATTATCGGCTCGAAGGGGGCGTTCTATTTGCGACAGGACGGCGCCCTCGTCCAGCAGGACGCCCAGGGTTTGCCGGTTTCCTACACGCTGCCCGACTACGCGGAGAATCCAGACAGCAACTTTATCGCCTGCATTCTGGGCGAGGCCACGACCGAATCACCACCCGAGTGCGGGCTGGAAACGATTCGCGTGACCGAAGCCATCTGGACGGCCATGGAGAGCGGTGGCGCGGTGCGCCTGGTCGAAAACTGA
- a CDS encoding Gfo/Idh/MocA family oxidoreductase: MSDSKLSRRAFLAATTTTAVTIASAQPNTAQVVPGKISPNQKLNVAAIGAGGKGGGDIYACREENIVALCDVDADRAAKAFGTFTDAKKFKDYRNMLEQMPEIDALTISTPDHTHAPAAYMAMKMGKHVYVQKPLTHTVAEARLLKNTAEEMKVFTQMGNQGHCGDGARELCEMIWKDAIGQVKEAHVWTHRPVWANQGMGEPLPPQKTPENLDWDRWIGAAPWRPYNKGLAPHDWRAWQDFGGGALGDMACHIMDPIYMSLKLVEAEYFTVEVIEQKGVNSETFPIMSTIKYSFPARGDMQAVDVYWYDGHWPNPDKPGEEIYNRPKRPEGIPEGEMLGDNDSNGSFLIGEKGIITTGEYGDRTRLMPASAMEQYTKPEPFLERIPDQNPYLNWINGIKNGYQPASNFSYSGPFTEMVNFGNLVVKSGQKLKWDNIKGEVTNVNNPKEIVSKEYRKGWELPC, encoded by the coding sequence ATGTCAGACAGCAAGTTGAGCCGCCGCGCCTTTCTGGCGGCGACCACGACGACCGCGGTGACCATCGCCTCGGCCCAGCCCAACACGGCCCAGGTCGTGCCCGGTAAGATTTCCCCCAATCAGAAGCTGAACGTCGCCGCTATTGGCGCGGGCGGCAAGGGCGGCGGCGATATCTATGCCTGCCGCGAAGAAAACATTGTCGCCCTTTGCGACGTGGACGCGGATCGCGCCGCGAAGGCCTTCGGCACCTTCACCGACGCGAAGAAGTTCAAAGACTACCGGAACATGCTGGAGCAGATGCCCGAGATCGACGCGCTGACGATTTCGACTCCGGACCACACTCATGCGCCCGCCGCCTACATGGCCATGAAGATGGGCAAGCACGTTTACGTGCAGAAGCCGCTGACCCACACCGTGGCCGAGGCGCGCCTGCTGAAGAACACGGCGGAGGAGATGAAGGTCTTCACCCAGATGGGCAACCAGGGACACTGCGGCGACGGCGCACGCGAACTCTGCGAAATGATCTGGAAAGACGCCATCGGCCAGGTGAAGGAAGCCCACGTGTGGACACACCGTCCCGTGTGGGCGAATCAGGGCATGGGCGAGCCCCTTCCCCCCCAGAAGACCCCCGAAAACCTCGACTGGGATCGCTGGATCGGCGCGGCCCCCTGGCGCCCCTACAACAAGGGTCTTGCGCCCCACGACTGGCGCGCCTGGCAGGACTTCGGCGGCGGCGCCCTGGGCGACATGGCCTGCCACATCATGGACCCCATCTACATGTCCCTGAAGCTGGTGGAAGCCGAATATTTCACCGTGGAAGTGATTGAGCAGAAAGGTGTCAACAGCGAGACCTTCCCGATCATGAGCACCATCAAGTACTCCTTCCCCGCGCGCGGCGACATGCAGGCGGTGGACGTGTACTGGTATGACGGCCACTGGCCCAACCCCGACAAGCCCGGCGAAGAAATTTACAACCGCCCGAAGCGCCCCGAAGGTATCCCCGAAGGCGAAATGCTCGGCGACAACGATTCCAACGGCTCCTTCCTCATCGGCGAGAAGGGCATTATCACCACGGGCGAATACGGCGACCGTACCCGCCTCATGCCCGCCTCCGCCATGGAGCAGTACACCAAGCCGGAGCCCTTCCTGGAACGCATCCCGGATCAGAACCCCTATCTGAATTGGATCAACGGCATCAAGAACGGCTACCAGCCCGCGTCCAACTTCTCCTACTCCGGCCCCTTCACCGAAATGGTGAATTTCGGCAACCTGGTGGTCAAGTCCGGCCAGAAGCTGAAGTGGGACAACATCAAGGGCGAAGTTACGAACGTGAATAACCCGAAGGAAATCGTGAGCAAGGAATATCGCAAGGGCTGGGAACTGCCCTGCTGA
- a CDS encoding sulfatase-like hydrolase/transferase produces MNQPNIIVITADGLRWDSLGCSGNPDVRTPNIDALASHGIQFTQAFSSFPHTPSGAHAFLTGSVPNAFDPDGPAPGPAIEPLLMPDFLRASGYTTAAVGALDLPGERLTGSFDLVEAIGSPGLADAYQDWLSTEGQAQPDDEDASAALLLREAYHPTTWTGNEAVRLARTIAEPFFLWVSLPRPRWPLDPPVPWKHMYRPSRLKIPEGTLLDPLEPDLEIADPRDGAGRSEADFRRVLTAWYGGISHVDRQVGRLLATLTSRGRTNNVFAVTAGRGACLGYRGLLHTAPAPLYEPLVRVPLVIGGVPNQRRGGTDSALVSTGDLVPTLLEVLDVESAPIEGGRSLASHLREEGLPHRRTLVLCGEDSCGLRSARYKWLVEGTGRRERLFDLQADPLERHNLLGERQSSAIRKMLLASLGSSAADPQR; encoded by the coding sequence ATGAATCAGCCCAATATCATCGTGATCACCGCGGACGGTCTCCGCTGGGATAGCCTTGGGTGTTCGGGCAACCCGGATGTCCGCACGCCAAACATAGATGCCCTCGCGTCCCACGGCATTCAATTTACCCAGGCCTTTTCTTCCTTTCCCCACACACCCTCCGGGGCCCATGCATTCCTCACGGGCTCGGTGCCGAACGCCTTCGATCCCGACGGACCCGCGCCGGGCCCGGCGATTGAGCCCCTCTTAATGCCGGATTTCCTGCGCGCTTCCGGCTACACCACGGCGGCCGTCGGCGCGCTGGACCTGCCGGGCGAGCGCCTGACCGGGAGCTTCGATCTCGTCGAGGCCATAGGGAGCCCGGGACTGGCCGACGCCTACCAGGACTGGCTGAGCACGGAAGGCCAGGCCCAGCCGGACGACGAAGACGCCTCCGCTGCGCTCCTGCTGCGGGAGGCGTACCACCCGACCACCTGGACCGGAAACGAAGCCGTGCGGCTGGCTCGAACCATTGCGGAACCCTTCTTTCTGTGGGTGAGCCTCCCCCGACCGCGATGGCCCCTGGATCCGCCGGTGCCCTGGAAGCACATGTACCGCCCTTCGCGACTCAAAATTCCCGAGGGCACGCTGCTGGATCCCCTGGAACCCGATCTGGAGATTGCCGATCCCCGTGACGGCGCGGGGCGCAGCGAAGCCGATTTCCGGCGCGTTCTCACCGCCTGGTACGGCGGCATCAGCCACGTCGATCGTCAAGTCGGAAGGCTCCTCGCCACGCTCACGTCCCGCGGACGCACCAACAATGTGTTCGCCGTTACGGCCGGACGCGGCGCCTGCCTGGGCTATCGCGGTCTCCTGCATACGGCGCCCGCACCGCTCTACGAGCCCCTGGTCCGGGTGCCCCTCGTGATCGGCGGGGTGCCCAATCAGCGGCGCGGCGGTACCGATTCCGCCCTCGTGTCAACGGGTGACCTGGTTCCCACGTTGCTCGAAGTGCTCGATGTCGAAAGTGCCCCGATCGAAGGGGGACGCAGTCTTGCTTCCCATCTGCGGGAGGAGGGACTTCCCCACCGCCGGACCCTCGTGTTGTGCGGGGAAGATAGCTGCGGCCTCCGCTCCGCCCGCTACAAGTGGCTGGTGGAGGGGACAGGCCGAAGAGAGCGTCTCTTTGATTTGCAGGCGGATCCGCTGGAACGGCACAATCTCCTGGGAGAGCGGCAGTCGTCGGCCATTCGCAAGATGCTGCTGGCGTCGCTCGGTTCCAGTGCCGCCGATCCACAACGTTAA
- a CDS encoding nitronate monooxygenase has translation MWYKTRLTELLNLRYPIVQGPFGGGHSSAELVAAVTNAGGLGSFGAMGLAPSELGGLCASIRALTDGPFAINFWVSTVDSLADATSVEARFQEALSPLASLFEELGVAPSLLTPAAPHDFDAQAEALLEAAPPVFSFVFGVPNQSILERCRQRGIVTAGTATTVEEAVALDEAGVDVVVATGFEAGGHRVSFLRPAESSLMGTLALVPQVVDSVRAPVIAAGGIADGRGVAAVLALGASGAQIGTAFLACEESNATTHHRDTLHSQTAWHTVLTRAYSGRLGRGLANRVSEAYAQRHERPMPYPLQGQLNRVLREAGEAQGREDFTPLWAGQSARLVRDRHAAALIQRVVDEVEERIGALGNK, from the coding sequence ATGTGGTACAAAACACGCCTGACTGAACTGCTCAACCTCCGCTACCCCATCGTGCAGGGACCCTTTGGCGGGGGGCATTCCTCCGCGGAGTTGGTGGCCGCCGTTACGAATGCCGGCGGGCTCGGCTCCTTTGGGGCCATGGGCCTGGCGCCTTCCGAGCTGGGCGGCTTGTGCGCGTCGATCCGCGCCCTGACGGACGGCCCATTTGCCATCAATTTCTGGGTGTCGACGGTCGACAGTTTGGCCGACGCAACTTCCGTGGAAGCGCGCTTTCAGGAGGCGCTCTCTCCACTGGCGTCGCTCTTCGAGGAACTCGGCGTCGCACCGTCCTTGCTGACACCCGCCGCCCCCCACGATTTTGACGCCCAGGCCGAGGCGCTGCTCGAAGCCGCCCCACCGGTCTTCAGTTTCGTGTTCGGCGTTCCCAATCAAAGCATACTCGAGCGCTGCCGACAGCGGGGCATTGTCACCGCTGGTACCGCGACCACGGTGGAGGAGGCCGTTGCGCTGGATGAAGCCGGGGTGGATGTTGTCGTGGCCACGGGCTTCGAGGCGGGCGGACACCGGGTATCGTTTCTGCGCCCGGCGGAGTCGTCCCTCATGGGCACCCTGGCCCTCGTGCCGCAGGTGGTGGATTCTGTCCGTGCCCCCGTAATTGCGGCGGGCGGCATTGCCGACGGGCGTGGTGTGGCAGCGGTCCTCGCCCTGGGAGCATCGGGGGCACAAATTGGCACCGCCTTCCTGGCCTGCGAAGAATCCAACGCCACTACCCACCATCGGGACACCCTCCACAGCCAGACGGCTTGGCATACCGTGTTGACCCGGGCGTATTCAGGGCGTCTGGGCCGGGGGCTTGCCAATCGCGTATCGGAGGCCTATGCACAGCGGCACGAACGGCCCATGCCTTATCCACTCCAGGGCCAGTTGAACCGGGTGCTCCGCGAAGCGGGCGAAGCCCAGGGGCGCGAAGATTTCACGCCCCTCTGGGCGGGCCAGTCCGCAAGGCTGGTGCGTGACCGGCACGCGGCGGCGCTGATTCAGCGCGTGGTCGATGAGGTGGAAGAGCGGATTGGAGCGTTGGGAAACAAGTAG
- a CDS encoding YfhO family protein: MELTSRRFGMLPLFLLAAIFSLLAPLFWTHVEAPPGAASGAFENGEVYGRILPTLSYASSRLRDGEWPLWSPRQFCGVPFFANPVHGMLQPLNLVFLVTPAVTGLALHAFAGLFLMALFTALLLRTLGTAWIPAAIGGMVYAFGGASVSVMSSPEMLGVLIWPPVLYGIAYQFSEKYRRILVLPGGVVIALLLLAGEPLFGAILALSALLYGITRAWVRRRFTGIQIGDTLRGFAMMSAIGLALSAVQWLPFMAWVLTLEHPAEGLWPGGWSGHLPAHLSEIPAALLLPRTAVLPGMLYSGAIPLILIPAALLYRQRRFEVLYFIASAVFWIGIAVWGSDASPATDPWKVLVYPGTFAVALLTGFGADRLLLAGRDPRSPLIWGSVLLAMIFAAVLLVVGTADTRGRIAPAVLVLLPFFVLRVRWIGVMCGACLAFLLFVDLREASTNVYQHPYAGDAHWLDACLPAVREAEAQALGERILTLPASRESVLPANIGFLHPVENAGGAYWPLTRDQARWWSRLTPYMGVSALSAEPDADGPFYPLLLNYMGVRVVAGERNLPWMDKEETRERLRLRFLRTLGRLSLWKNESAHARVRWVPQWEAAADLDGAIERLVAPDFPARSTCVVTASGGEYEALLPALPPGHSEDGATLVAEARCAVARESAEEVEITADTTRPGILVLADTFAPGWHAYVNGAREPILKVNGMFRGVYLPAGKHNVTFTYAPLSVTLGLLTSGLALIGCLGWAVFTASRQLYGHFTQHGGGAAPIITPADFSGNKES, translated from the coding sequence GTGGAACTGACGTCTCGACGATTCGGCATGCTCCCCCTTTTCCTGCTGGCGGCGATCTTCTCTTTGCTCGCACCGCTGTTCTGGACCCATGTGGAGGCCCCGCCGGGCGCGGCCTCCGGTGCTTTTGAGAACGGGGAGGTCTACGGTCGCATTCTGCCGACCCTTTCCTACGCCAGCAGCCGCCTTCGGGATGGAGAATGGCCCCTTTGGTCGCCCCGGCAATTCTGCGGTGTCCCATTCTTCGCCAATCCCGTGCACGGCATGCTGCAACCCTTGAACCTCGTGTTTCTGGTTACCCCGGCGGTGACGGGCCTCGCGCTTCACGCCTTCGCCGGACTCTTCCTCATGGCCCTCTTCACCGCCCTGCTCCTCCGGACCCTCGGCACGGCCTGGATTCCCGCCGCCATCGGCGGCATGGTCTATGCCTTCGGCGGGGCCAGCGTCTCCGTCATGTCGAGTCCCGAGATGCTCGGTGTGCTTATCTGGCCCCCCGTGTTGTACGGCATCGCGTACCAGTTCAGTGAGAAATACCGGCGCATTCTGGTTCTGCCGGGGGGCGTGGTGATCGCCCTTCTGCTCCTCGCCGGCGAGCCACTTTTCGGCGCCATCCTCGCGCTGAGCGCGCTGCTCTACGGCATCACGCGCGCCTGGGTCCGGCGTCGTTTCACCGGGATCCAGATCGGGGACACCCTCAGGGGCTTTGCCATGATGTCCGCCATCGGTCTGGCGCTGTCTGCGGTCCAGTGGCTTCCCTTTATGGCCTGGGTGCTGACCCTGGAGCATCCCGCCGAGGGGCTCTGGCCCGGTGGATGGTCCGGTCACCTTCCAGCGCACCTGAGCGAGATTCCCGCCGCGCTGCTACTGCCCCGCACCGCCGTGCTTCCGGGGATGCTCTATTCCGGTGCGATTCCGCTTATCCTGATCCCCGCCGCACTGCTCTATCGGCAGCGGCGATTTGAAGTGCTGTATTTTATCGCCAGCGCCGTCTTCTGGATAGGGATCGCCGTGTGGGGCTCCGATGCCTCCCCCGCGACCGACCCCTGGAAGGTGCTGGTCTATCCCGGCACCTTCGCCGTGGCCCTGCTCACGGGGTTTGGCGCCGATCGGCTCCTGCTGGCGGGCCGTGATCCGCGTTCGCCCCTGATCTGGGGCTCGGTCCTGCTGGCCATGATTTTCGCGGCGGTCCTGCTGGTCGTCGGCACGGCGGACACCCGCGGGCGCATCGCCCCGGCGGTACTTGTACTGCTGCCCTTCTTCGTTCTCCGTGTGCGCTGGATCGGGGTGATGTGCGGCGCGTGCCTGGCTTTCCTGCTCTTTGTGGATCTGCGCGAAGCCAGCACCAACGTTTACCAGCATCCCTATGCGGGGGACGCCCACTGGCTCGACGCGTGCCTGCCCGCCGTGCGCGAGGCGGAGGCCCAGGCCCTGGGCGAACGTATTCTCACCCTGCCCGCTTCACGCGAGTCGGTGCTGCCCGCGAATATAGGCTTTCTCCACCCGGTGGAAAACGCGGGCGGGGCCTATTGGCCCCTGACGCGCGATCAGGCGCGATGGTGGTCGCGGCTGACGCCCTATATGGGCGTTTCGGCACTGAGCGCGGAGCCCGACGCGGATGGCCCCTTCTACCCCCTGCTTCTCAACTACATGGGCGTGCGGGTGGTGGCGGGTGAACGCAATCTCCCCTGGATGGACAAAGAAGAAACCCGCGAGCGGCTGCGGCTGCGCTTCCTGCGGACCCTCGGGCGGCTCAGCCTCTGGAAGAACGAATCAGCCCATGCGCGGGTGCGCTGGGTGCCCCAGTGGGAGGCTGCCGCCGATCTGGACGGCGCCATCGAAAGACTCGTTGCTCCAGACTTCCCGGCGCGCTCCACCTGCGTGGTCACGGCATCGGGCGGAGAGTATGAGGCCCTTCTGCCCGCTTTGCCACCGGGCCATTCGGAGGACGGTGCGACCTTGGTTGCGGAGGCCCGCTGCGCGGTGGCGCGCGAGTCCGCCGAAGAGGTCGAGATCACGGCCGACACCACACGACCGGGAATTCTGGTGCTGGCCGATACCTTCGCGCCCGGCTGGCACGCCTACGTCAACGGGGCGCGTGAACCGATTCTGAAAGTGAACGGCATGTTCCGCGGCGTGTATCTGCCCGCGGGCAAACACAATGTAACCTTCACCTATGCGCCATTGAGTGTCACGCTGGGCCTGCTCACATCGGGCCTCGCGCTGATCGGGTGCCTGGGCTGGGCCGTCTTTACGGCAAGCCGGCAGCTTTACGGGCATTTTACGCAACACGGCGGGGGCGCCGCCCCCATCATTACCCCCGCGGATTTTTCGGGGAACAAGGAATCGTGA
- a CDS encoding glycosyltransferase, with protein sequence MDVSIIIPTRDRAAWLPTCLAHLEQQTFPAARFEIIVVDDGSADDTSSVLQRYAQGAPVRIRPIRTERVGFAAARNKGVTLATGTMLLFFAEDELASPRIVENHWRAHGGDQVEVCLAGEIHVHPQLSPDSFTRLSIDDSPDDDEYAEQVSYFDAQSSNFSIGRTIFERIGGFDEVEGLSPLEHIVLAHRLGKEGVEIRRLADARSYVWQPASLPAERVRYYDMGYAMFEVLRMSRSAAIVERHQLNRGPIERTLSAFLVPYYLRAFERNNRENHAFASALRRRILHHDRAVGFNDAAHGRPRHAPAPAPPAR encoded by the coding sequence ATGGACGTCTCCATAATCATCCCGACCCGCGATCGCGCCGCCTGGCTGCCCACCTGCCTGGCCCATCTCGAACAGCAGACCTTTCCAGCGGCGCGCTTCGAAATTATCGTCGTGGATGACGGCAGCGCGGACGACACCTCCTCGGTGCTCCAGCGCTACGCGCAGGGTGCGCCGGTGCGTATCCGCCCCATCCGAACGGAGCGCGTGGGCTTCGCGGCCGCCCGTAACAAGGGTGTGACCCTGGCCACGGGAACGATGCTCCTCTTTTTCGCCGAGGACGAACTCGCCAGCCCCCGGATTGTGGAGAACCACTGGCGGGCGCACGGTGGCGATCAGGTGGAGGTTTGTCTGGCCGGTGAAATTCACGTCCACCCCCAATTGTCTCCGGATAGTTTCACGCGACTTTCCATCGACGATTCGCCGGATGATGACGAGTACGCGGAGCAGGTTTCCTACTTCGACGCGCAATCGTCGAATTTCAGCATCGGCAGAACAATCTTCGAACGGATCGGGGGCTTCGACGAAGTGGAAGGACTCTCTCCGCTGGAGCACATTGTCCTCGCTCACCGGCTGGGCAAAGAAGGGGTGGAAATCCGCCGGCTCGCCGACGCGCGCTCTTATGTGTGGCAGCCTGCCTCCCTGCCTGCGGAGCGGGTCCGCTACTACGATATGGGCTACGCCATGTTCGAAGTACTCCGCATGTCGCGATCCGCCGCCATCGTGGAACGCCACCAACTGAATCGCGGCCCCATCGAACGCACGCTCAGCGCCTTTCTTGTGCCCTACTACCTCCGGGCGTTCGAGCGAAACAACCGGGAGAATCACGCTTTCGCGAGCGCCCTGCGGCGGCGCATCCTGCACCATGACCGGGCGGTCGGCTTCAATGACGCCGCGCACGGGCGGCCCCGACACGCGCCCGCGCCCGCGCCGCCCGCCCGCTGA
- a CDS encoding transglycosylase SLT domain-containing protein: MISSFLLGSLCMLASLPGEVSYLQGYEAYRAADYGKALKAFQASEGDPSLGPWATVRIGMCLARQKNGAGAEAAYRKVIDGPEGPWRSMARGHMAKLSAERQDHAGVIAQLSGFEQIAPTPWWMESYLWQFSEAALTRPEVSDPRLDFLRDTIENTNYIKQRLDASRLLIKSPTPQDQTLALLGLLRASAYTDLKEKLPLAPVSLPGAGGAMPVSVLAAQLYDPDPGNDSSVLALLREQSADPAAHFVAAYATRIATQKKNYVGAEFLCSFLVDIAPETRDAGETVWYLGGVLEKEGRLADAARVYELLPSKCKNHFRADDALYQLGQLYLNQGNAARGLEYFVRLGREYPDSRFRSQAYYKCATHPATASDSALTRLYYTAASDNGLGYYYAHRALERLKEAKVPTGAPDVNLRVDGTNPVLLPFGNLLEELPPLPESVIADPAYQRLSFFARHGLEESEWEVVPMLQGLNQRPDREIRLRAIAEAGLAHTALQFATHEGWGVDEQGRRSLARLRLEYPRAYWEEVQDMARETGLDPYFILSIARQESTFRPNLTSRSGASGVMQIMPATAKWMADVDPNIEPVHVANLESPVNSLRLGAWYLHRMVERSNGNLIDAAASYNGGPGNRDKWRAKFRNLDLDAFVEAIPVDETRDYVQKVLGNYAAYRSLYPPAS; the protein is encoded by the coding sequence ATGATTTCGTCCTTTCTTCTGGGCAGCCTGTGCATGCTGGCGTCCCTGCCGGGTGAAGTCTCCTACCTTCAAGGCTATGAGGCATACCGCGCGGCGGACTATGGGAAGGCGCTCAAGGCCTTTCAGGCATCGGAGGGCGATCCGTCCCTTGGGCCCTGGGCGACCGTTCGGATCGGCATGTGCCTCGCCCGGCAGAAAAACGGTGCGGGCGCCGAAGCCGCCTACCGAAAGGTCATCGACGGCCCGGAGGGACCCTGGCGTTCCATGGCCCGCGGGCATATGGCGAAACTCTCCGCCGAGCGCCAGGATCATGCCGGCGTGATCGCCCAGCTCAGCGGATTCGAGCAGATCGCGCCGACGCCCTGGTGGATGGAAAGTTACCTTTGGCAATTCAGCGAGGCGGCCCTGACCCGACCCGAGGTGTCGGACCCGCGCCTTGACTTTCTCCGAGATACCATCGAGAACACGAACTACATCAAGCAGCGCCTGGATGCTTCCCGGCTCCTGATCAAGTCACCGACGCCTCAGGATCAGACCCTGGCTCTCCTCGGCCTGCTCCGTGCGAGTGCCTACACGGATTTGAAAGAGAAGCTTCCCCTGGCGCCCGTTTCTCTGCCCGGAGCCGGCGGTGCGATGCCGGTTTCGGTGCTGGCGGCCCAGCTTTATGATCCCGATCCCGGCAACGATTCCAGCGTCCTGGCCTTGCTGCGGGAGCAGTCGGCCGATCCGGCGGCGCATTTCGTCGCGGCCTACGCAACCCGTATTGCCACCCAGAAGAAGAACTATGTCGGCGCGGAGTTCCTTTGCAGCTTCCTCGTCGATATTGCCCCGGAAACACGCGACGCGGGAGAGACCGTCTGGTATCTCGGCGGCGTCCTGGAAAAGGAGGGCCGGCTCGCCGACGCCGCGCGGGTTTATGAGCTGCTTCCATCGAAATGTAAGAATCACTTTCGCGCCGACGACGCGCTCTATCAACTCGGGCAGCTCTACCTGAACCAGGGTAATGCCGCCCGGGGGCTGGAGTACTTTGTGCGGCTTGGCCGGGAGTATCCAGACAGCCGATTCCGCTCCCAGGCCTACTACAAATGTGCCACCCACCCGGCTACGGCGTCGGATAGCGCGCTCACCCGCCTCTATTACACGGCGGCCTCCGACAATGGTCTGGGCTACTACTACGCCCATCGGGCGCTGGAGCGCCTGAAGGAGGCCAAGGTGCCTACGGGAGCGCCCGACGTCAATCTCAGGGTGGACGGCACGAATCCCGTGCTCCTGCCCTTTGGCAATTTGCTGGAGGAATTACCCCCCCTGCCGGAATCGGTTATCGCCGATCCCGCGTATCAGCGCCTCTCTTTCTTCGCGCGCCACGGCCTCGAAGAGAGTGAATGGGAGGTGGTGCCCATGTTACAGGGGCTGAACCAGCGACCTGATCGGGAAATCCGCCTCCGCGCCATCGCGGAGGCCGGCCTGGCCCACACCGCGCTGCAATTTGCCACTCACGAAGGCTGGGGGGTGGACGAACAGGGACGGCGCAGCCTGGCGCGGCTTCGGCTGGAGTACCCCCGGGCCTACTGGGAAGAGGTACAGGATATGGCTCGGGAAACGGGTCTGGATCCCTACTTCATTCTTTCCATCGCCCGCCAGGAGAGCACCTTCCGACCGAATCTCACCTCGCGATCCGGGGCGAGTGGCGTCATGCAGATCATGCCGGCCACCGCGAAATGGATGGCCGATGTGGACCCCAATATCGAGCCCGTCCACGTTGCCAATCTGGAGTCCCCCGTAAATTCGCTTCGATTGGGCGCCTGGTACCTGCACCGCATGGTGGAGCGGAGCAACGGCAATCTTATCGATGCCGCCGCGTCGTACAACGGGGGACCGGGCAATCGGGACAAATGGCGGGCGAAGTTCCGGAATCTGGATCTGGACGCTTTCGTAGAGGCCATTCCCGTCGATGAAACCCGCGACTACGTTCAGAAGGTGCTCGGAAATTACGCGGCCTACCGCTCCCTGTACCCCCCGGCGTCTTGA